A stretch of Oncorhynchus mykiss isolate Arlee chromosome 12, USDA_OmykA_1.1, whole genome shotgun sequence DNA encodes these proteins:
- the dhrs7b gene encoding dehydrogenase/reductase SDR family member 7B has product MERVMGGVVPLVLGGLGLVLLYRLLQRLQQGATIQDTVVVITGASSGLGRECARVFHAAKARLVLCGRDGARLQDVVQELIATAADSQQQTYTPCMVIFDLSDTAEVVAMAAKEILSCYGHVDVLINNAGISHRGNILETHISVQRDVMDTNYFGPIALTQALLPSMVRRHSGHVVVISSVQGKIAIPYRSAYAASKHATQAYFDCLRAEMERYNIQVTVVSPGYIRTNLSLNAVTCDGSKYGVLDETTALGREPKDVAQVVLKAVHHRSKEVLLAGPLPTLAIYIRTLWPALFFKVMASRARKEQKSKDE; this is encoded by the exons ATGGAGCGTGTAATGGGCGGAGTGGTGCCGCTGGTCCTGGGTGGGCTGGGGTTGGTGCTGCTCTACCGGCTGCTCCAGAGGCTCCAACAGGGGGCTACCATCCAGGACACTGTAGTGGTCATCACTGGAGCCAGCTCTGGCCTGGGGAGAG aGTGTGCTCGGGTGTTCCATGCTGCCAAAGCAAGGCTGGTTCTGTGTGGCCGGGACGGAGCCAGGCTACAGGACGTAGTTCAGGAGCTCATAGCCACTGCAGCAGACAGCCAGCAGCAG ACGTACACCCCCTGTATGGTGATCTTTGACCTGTCCGACACAGCGGAGGTGGTTGCCATGGCCGCAAAGGAGATCCTGAGTTGCTACGGCCACGTGGACGTCCTCATCAACAACGCCGGCATCAGTCACCGCGGCAACATCCTGGAGACGCACATCTCCGTACAGAGGGACGTCATGGACACCAACTACTTTGGGCCCATAGCTCTAACTCAAG CCCTTCTGCCCTCCATGGTTCGCCGGCACAGTGGACACGTAGTGGTCATCAGTAGTGTCCAGGGGAAGATTGCTATCCCCTACAGATCAGCTT ATGCTGCCTCCAAACACGCCACCCAGGCCTACTTTGACTGTCTGAGGGCTGAGATGGAGCGCTACAATATCCAGGTGACAGTGGTCAGCCCTGGCTACATCAGAACCAACCTGTCTCTTAACGCTGTCACGTGTGATGGCTCCAAATATGGAG TCCTGGATGAGACAACAGCTTTAGGGCGGGAACCGAAAGATGTGGCCCAAGTGGTCCTGAAGGCTGTCCATCACAGGAGTAAAGAGGTCCTTTTGGCTGGGCCCCTGCCCACTCTGGCCATCTACATTCGCACCCTGTGGCCAGCCCTCTTCTTCAAAGTCATGGCCTCTCGGGCCCGCAAGGAGCAGAAATCCAAAGATGAGTGA